From Leifsonia sp. fls2-241-R2A-40a, one genomic window encodes:
- a CDS encoding LacI family DNA-binding transcriptional regulator has product MSKRLLEVARKVGVSEATVSRVLNDKPGVSDATRQAVLTALDVLGYERPTKLRGERARLVGLVLPELQNPIFPAFAEIIGGALAQNGYTPVLCMQTAGGISESDYVDLLLQQQVSGVIFVGGAYAQEGADHAHYSRLTELNLPTVLVNAPVDALHFATVSCDDSVATAQALTHLRSLGHERIGLLLGPRDHVPSQRKLEAARRIAEGWGTPLDESLVVHSLYSLEAGQAAATRLLGSGVTAILCASDPMALGAVRAARRAGLSVPRDVSIVGFDDSALMNCTEPPLTTIRQPIEPMGRTVIELLLRQISSDSAIRDELFFEPELVVRGSTGPVPHAA; this is encoded by the coding sequence ATGTCGAAGCGTCTTCTCGAGGTCGCCCGCAAGGTCGGGGTCAGCGAAGCCACCGTGAGCCGCGTGCTCAACGACAAGCCGGGGGTGTCGGATGCGACCCGTCAGGCTGTGCTGACTGCGCTCGATGTGCTGGGCTACGAGCGCCCGACCAAGCTGCGCGGCGAGCGCGCGCGGCTCGTCGGCCTGGTGCTGCCCGAACTGCAGAACCCGATCTTCCCCGCCTTCGCGGAGATCATCGGGGGAGCGCTGGCGCAGAACGGCTACACGCCGGTGCTGTGCATGCAGACGGCGGGCGGCATCTCCGAGTCGGACTACGTCGACCTCCTCCTGCAGCAGCAGGTCTCCGGCGTGATCTTCGTCGGCGGCGCGTACGCCCAAGAGGGGGCGGACCACGCCCACTACAGCCGGCTGACCGAGCTCAACCTCCCGACCGTGCTGGTCAACGCACCGGTCGACGCGCTCCACTTCGCGACCGTCTCCTGCGACGACTCGGTCGCGACGGCGCAGGCGCTCACCCATCTGCGCTCCCTCGGTCACGAGCGGATCGGACTCCTGCTCGGCCCTCGGGACCACGTCCCGTCCCAGCGCAAGCTGGAGGCGGCCAGGCGCATCGCCGAGGGATGGGGCACGCCGCTCGACGAGTCGCTGGTCGTTCACTCGCTGTACTCGCTCGAGGCCGGGCAGGCCGCCGCGACCCGACTGCTCGGCTCCGGTGTGACGGCGATCCTGTGCGCGAGCGATCCGATGGCGCTCGGCGCCGTGCGTGCCGCCCGCCGCGCCGGGCTGTCGGTCCCGCGCGACGTGTCGATCGTGGGTTTCGACGACTCGGCGCTGATGAACTGCACGGAGCCCCCGCTGACCACGATCCGCCAGCCGATCGAGCCGATGGGGCGGACGGTCATCGAGCTGCTGCTGCGCCAGATCTCGAGCGACTCGGCCATTCGCGACGAGCTCTTCTTCGAGCCGGAGCTGGTCGTGCGGGGGTCGACGGGACCGGTCCCGCACGCCGCGTGA
- a CDS encoding UbiA family prenyltransferase, with amino-acid sequence MAKKAVSLLLASHPGPTVVVTVITTLLGVGLGYPPGRLGVLALAVLFGQLSIGWCNDWLDAARDRAVERTDKPAARGDVSVATVRIAAFVALAAAILLTLPLGLGALAAHLIVIAGGWAYNLGLKATAYSFVPFLVSFGALPAVATLGQEQPALPQWWVYAAGALLGLAAHITNVLPDLEDDARTGIRGMPHRLGARRSGLLAFAGLAVATLLITFGPGLPVRPLLIAGLVIGLAAAVTGVVLLLRRSPTRLLMQLIMTCAIVDVAMLALAGQSVTV; translated from the coding sequence ATGGCGAAGAAGGCGGTCTCCCTGCTCCTCGCCAGCCACCCCGGCCCCACCGTGGTGGTCACGGTCATCACAACCCTGCTCGGCGTCGGCCTCGGCTACCCGCCCGGCCGGCTCGGCGTCCTGGCGCTCGCCGTCCTCTTCGGCCAGCTCTCGATCGGCTGGTGCAACGACTGGCTGGATGCGGCTCGCGACCGCGCGGTCGAACGCACCGACAAACCCGCCGCGCGGGGGGACGTCTCGGTGGCCACCGTCCGGATCGCGGCCTTCGTCGCCCTGGCGGCGGCGATCCTCCTCACGCTTCCCCTGGGGCTCGGTGCGCTGGCCGCGCACCTCATCGTCATCGCCGGCGGCTGGGCGTACAACCTCGGCCTCAAGGCGACGGCGTACTCCTTCGTCCCTTTCCTGGTCAGCTTCGGGGCCCTGCCCGCGGTCGCGACGCTCGGCCAGGAGCAGCCCGCCCTGCCGCAGTGGTGGGTCTACGCCGCCGGCGCGCTCCTCGGCCTCGCCGCCCACATCACCAACGTCCTCCCCGACCTCGAGGACGATGCGCGGACGGGCATCCGCGGCATGCCGCACCGGCTCGGCGCACGACGCAGCGGGCTGCTGGCGTTCGCCGGACTGGCCGTCGCGACACTGCTCATCACCTTCGGCCCGGGCCTCCCAGTCCGTCCGCTGCTGATCGCCGGACTGGTGATCGGCCTGGCGGCCGCCGTAACCGGCGTCGTGCTGCTCCTGCGACGCAGCCCCACCCGGCTGCTCATGCAGCTCATCATGACCTGCGCGATCGTGGACGTCGCGATGCTCGCCCTTGCGGGTCAGTCCGTGACGGTCTGA
- a CDS encoding MFS transporter produces MTNVRIERMTSLQFKVLVIAILSSFVAFLDGAVINVALPAISRELGGGLPLQQWVVDGYLVTLGSLILIAGSLSDVFGRKRVLYAGLIGFGVTSLLCAFAPTGVFLVVARALQGVAGALLVPSSLAIIISRFEGPAQAKAIGRWTAFTGVAMIAGPVVGGIFVDTLSWRWVFVINVIPIAITLLLMATLHDTDKGMGGRVDYLGAVLGSVGLAGTVFALIEQGTYGWTDPRVWIPLVVGLLSLAAFFFAETRVKQPMLPLGLFRVHNFWVGNIATFFVYAALSFGPLIVTLYLQQVAGFSAIAAGFVFIPSTLCMLLLSGFFGGLAGRYGPRLFMAIGPMIAGAGFVWLLMMGTNVDYWTTLLPAVLLFGVGLSITVAPLTSAILGAIHPEQAGIASAVNNAVSRIAGLLAIAAAGMIIGGTLDTAGLHRAMLTAAALLLVGGVVSAIGIQNHAPVAEKVQTVTD; encoded by the coding sequence ATGACCAACGTGCGGATCGAGCGGATGACGTCGCTGCAGTTCAAAGTGCTCGTCATCGCGATCCTGTCGAGCTTCGTCGCCTTCCTCGACGGCGCCGTCATCAACGTCGCCCTGCCCGCGATCTCGCGCGAGCTCGGCGGCGGACTCCCGCTGCAGCAGTGGGTGGTGGACGGCTACCTGGTGACGCTCGGGTCCCTCATCCTCATCGCGGGCTCCCTGTCCGATGTGTTCGGCCGGAAGCGGGTGCTCTACGCCGGGCTGATCGGCTTCGGCGTCACGTCGCTGCTGTGCGCCTTCGCGCCGACCGGCGTGTTCCTGGTGGTCGCGCGCGCCCTGCAGGGGGTGGCGGGCGCGCTGCTGGTGCCCAGCTCGCTCGCGATCATCATCTCCCGGTTCGAGGGGCCGGCCCAGGCGAAGGCGATCGGCCGGTGGACCGCGTTCACCGGTGTCGCCATGATCGCCGGACCGGTCGTCGGCGGCATCTTCGTCGACACGCTCTCGTGGCGGTGGGTGTTCGTCATCAACGTCATCCCGATCGCCATCACCCTGCTGCTCATGGCGACCCTGCACGACACCGACAAGGGGATGGGCGGCCGGGTCGACTACCTGGGGGCCGTCCTCGGATCGGTCGGTCTGGCGGGGACCGTGTTCGCGCTGATCGAGCAGGGCACCTACGGCTGGACGGATCCGCGCGTCTGGATCCCGCTCGTCGTCGGACTGCTTAGCCTCGCGGCCTTCTTCTTCGCGGAGACGCGCGTGAAGCAGCCGATGCTGCCGCTCGGACTGTTCCGGGTGCACAACTTCTGGGTCGGCAACATCGCGACGTTCTTCGTCTACGCGGCGCTCTCGTTCGGGCCGCTGATCGTCACGCTGTACCTGCAGCAGGTCGCCGGGTTCTCCGCGATCGCCGCCGGGTTCGTCTTCATCCCGTCGACGCTCTGCATGCTGCTGCTGTCCGGGTTCTTCGGGGGGCTCGCCGGGAGGTACGGTCCGCGGCTGTTCATGGCGATCGGTCCGATGATCGCCGGGGCGGGCTTCGTCTGGCTGCTGATGATGGGAACGAACGTCGACTACTGGACGACGCTGCTCCCGGCGGTGCTGCTGTTCGGCGTCGGCCTGTCCATCACGGTCGCCCCGCTGACCAGCGCCATCCTCGGGGCGATCCATCCCGAGCAGGCCGGTATCGCGTCGGCCGTCAACAACGCCGTCTCCCGTATCGCGGGGCTGCTGGCGATCGCCGCCGCCGGCATGATCATCGGAGGGACGCTGGACACGGCCGGCCTCCACCGCGCGATGCTCACCGCTGCGGCCCTGCTGCTGGTCGGCGGCGTCGTCTCGGCCATCGGCATCCAGAACCACGCGCCAGTGGCGGAGAAGGTTCAGACCGTCACGGACTGA
- a CDS encoding LCP family protein, which yields MTDLPRRHQRARGPEAVRHGRLPRRRGGVAAMKLLAALVAVVFVSVGSVAAYAVWDVAHSIKTGVHLEALPGHSAIPQDIPNVAAIPGGVNLLLAGTDSRSDLGGIYNSADEQDASSGAGNNDVTMLLHIAQDHKSMMVVSFPRDLMVAIPDCPDPNGGTIDGSSYAQFNTALSRGGLNCVVATVSKMTGLSIPFAAVINFNGVSAMSSAVGGVTVCLASPVTDDYTNPPLDLPAGENTIVGDVALSFLRSRHGVGDGSDLGRISNQQVFLSALARKIVSGGVLSNPVQLYALAKAAVNNITPSETLTNPTTLVQIALALRDTGLDNMVFVQYPAVTDPDDPNRVVPQESAADALNQALVNDQPVKLTGSTGRAAEDPTATTSPAPVPGAEPSPVTPAAPATPAAPTTPAAGATPDPTGTGGGSVELPSTITGQTAAQQTCTKGND from the coding sequence ATGACCGACCTGCCGCGACGTCACCAGCGCGCCCGCGGGCCGGAAGCGGTGCGCCATGGCCGGCTGCCTCGGCGGCGTGGCGGCGTCGCAGCGATGAAGCTGCTGGCGGCCCTCGTGGCGGTCGTGTTCGTGAGCGTCGGGTCGGTGGCGGCGTACGCGGTGTGGGATGTGGCCCACTCGATCAAGACGGGCGTCCACCTGGAGGCGCTTCCCGGGCATTCTGCGATCCCGCAGGACATTCCCAACGTCGCCGCGATTCCGGGAGGCGTGAACCTGCTGCTCGCGGGCACGGACAGCCGCAGCGATCTGGGCGGGATCTACAACAGTGCCGACGAGCAGGATGCGAGCAGCGGCGCCGGCAACAACGACGTCACGATGCTGCTGCACATCGCGCAGGACCACAAGAGCATGATGGTCGTCAGCTTCCCGCGCGACCTGATGGTCGCCATCCCGGACTGCCCCGACCCCAACGGCGGGACCATCGACGGCAGTTCGTACGCGCAGTTCAACACCGCGCTGTCGCGCGGCGGGCTGAACTGCGTGGTCGCCACCGTGTCGAAGATGACCGGGCTCAGCATCCCGTTCGCCGCGGTGATCAACTTCAACGGCGTGAGCGCCATGTCGAGCGCGGTCGGCGGAGTCACGGTCTGCCTGGCCTCGCCGGTCACGGACGATTACACGAACCCGCCGCTCGACCTGCCCGCGGGCGAGAACACCATCGTCGGGGATGTCGCGCTGTCGTTCCTCCGCAGCAGGCACGGCGTGGGGGACGGCAGCGACCTGGGCCGCATCTCCAACCAGCAGGTCTTCCTCTCCGCCCTTGCACGGAAGATCGTCAGCGGCGGCGTGCTGTCCAACCCAGTCCAGCTGTATGCGCTGGCCAAGGCGGCGGTGAACAACATCACGCCCTCCGAGACGCTGACCAACCCGACCACACTGGTGCAGATCGCGCTGGCGCTGCGGGACACCGGGCTCGACAACATGGTGTTCGTGCAATATCCGGCGGTGACCGACCCGGACGACCCGAACCGCGTCGTGCCCCAGGAGTCGGCCGCGGATGCGCTCAACCAGGCCCTGGTGAACGACCAGCCGGTGAAGCTCACCGGCTCGACGGGCCGGGCGGCGGAGGATCCGACCGCGACGACGTCCCCGGCGCCCGTGCCCGGGGCCGAGCCGTCGCCCGTGACGCCCGCCGCTCCCGCGACTCCGGCCGCGCCGACGACGCCCGCTGCAGGCGCGACACCAGACCCGACGGGGACGGGCGGCGGCTCGGTGGAACTGCCCTCGACCATCACGGGTCAGACGGCGGCGCAGCAGACCTGCACCAAGGGCAACGACTGA
- a CDS encoding epoxide hydrolase family protein: MTIADKRADATTSGDDTGIRPFSYRADDEELDDLRRRVRATRWPDRETVDDTSQGVRLDVMRALADYWADEHDWRAVEARLADLPQFVTTIDGVDIHFVHVRSKHEDALPMIVTHGWPGSFLEQLKIVGPLTDPTAHGADASDAFHLVIPSLPGHGFSGKPRTTGWDPIRIATAWAELMRRLGYDRYVAQGGDWGNAVTEQLALQTPPGLVGIHTNMPATVPPAIQSALDAHQDPPADLDEEERNAWDQLAYFYAHGLGYAQEMAGRPQTLYGLADSPVGLAAWMLDHDARSYDLIARVFAGGSEGLTRDDILDNVTLYWLTNTAVSSARLYWESKLPFFAPKGVTLPTGVSVFPDEIYAAPRSWATEAYPNLIHFNRLDRGGHFAAWEQPELFSQEVRATFRSLR, translated from the coding sequence ATGACCATCGCAGACAAGCGTGCCGACGCCACGACGTCCGGCGACGACACCGGGATCCGGCCGTTCTCGTACCGCGCCGACGACGAGGAGCTCGACGACCTCCGTCGCCGCGTCCGCGCCACCCGCTGGCCGGACCGCGAGACCGTCGACGACACCTCCCAGGGGGTGCGCCTCGACGTGATGCGGGCGCTCGCCGACTACTGGGCCGACGAGCACGACTGGCGTGCCGTGGAGGCGCGGCTCGCGGACCTCCCCCAGTTCGTCACGACGATCGACGGCGTCGACATCCACTTCGTCCACGTCCGGTCGAAGCACGAGGATGCGCTGCCGATGATCGTCACGCACGGCTGGCCGGGATCCTTCCTGGAGCAGCTCAAGATCGTCGGTCCGCTCACCGACCCCACCGCGCACGGCGCCGACGCCTCCGACGCGTTCCACCTGGTCATCCCGTCGCTCCCCGGTCACGGCTTCTCCGGCAAGCCCCGAACGACCGGATGGGACCCCATCCGCATCGCCACGGCGTGGGCGGAGCTCATGAGGCGGCTCGGCTACGACCGGTACGTCGCGCAGGGCGGCGACTGGGGCAATGCGGTCACGGAACAGCTGGCGCTGCAGACCCCGCCCGGCCTGGTCGGCATCCACACCAACATGCCCGCCACCGTGCCGCCCGCGATCCAGAGCGCGCTCGACGCCCACCAGGACCCGCCGGCGGACCTCGACGAGGAGGAGCGTAACGCCTGGGACCAGCTCGCCTACTTCTACGCGCACGGCCTCGGCTACGCACAGGAGATGGCAGGCCGCCCGCAGACGCTGTACGGGCTGGCCGACTCCCCCGTCGGACTAGCGGCGTGGATGCTCGACCACGACGCGCGCAGCTACGACCTCATCGCCCGCGTCTTCGCCGGCGGGAGCGAAGGACTGACGCGCGACGACATCCTCGACAACGTCACGCTGTACTGGCTGACGAACACCGCCGTCTCGTCCGCCCGCCTGTACTGGGAGAGCAAGCTGCCCTTCTTCGCCCCGAAGGGCGTCACCCTGCCGACGGGTGTCAGCGTGTTCCCGGACGAGATCTACGCCGCCCCGCGCAGCTGGGCGACCGAGGCGTACCCCAACCTCATCCACTTCAACCGCCTGGACCGCGGAGGGCACTTCGCCGCGTGGGAGCAGCCGGAGCTGTTCTCTCAGGAGGTCCGCGCGACCTTCCGGTCGCTGCGCTGA
- a CDS encoding alpha/beta hydrolase, whose protein sequence is MASLLQVDAGDLNVGYTDTGSPDAPVVLLLHGWPYDIHTYDEVVPQLVDAGFRAIVPYLRGYGTTTFRDPGALRTGQPAALARDAIALLDALGVASAVLGGSDWGARTTNIVAALWPERVRGQVTASGYLVAGQAANANPLHPIDELTWWYQFYFATERGRAGYDRYRDEFARLIWHTASPGWEFDDATFERSRPSFGNPDHVDIVIHNYRWRLGLAAGDPALDELEERIAGRPTIPVAAISLEGDENGAFHLDPSAYRDRFTGPYEHRQVTGGIGHNLAQEAPRAFAEAVIDVARMADTGEGAVTGGAADVR, encoded by the coding sequence ATGGCGAGTCTTCTGCAGGTCGACGCCGGCGACCTGAACGTCGGCTACACGGACACCGGATCGCCGGACGCGCCCGTCGTGCTGCTCCTGCACGGCTGGCCGTACGACATCCACACCTACGACGAGGTCGTGCCGCAGCTGGTCGACGCCGGCTTCCGGGCGATCGTGCCGTACCTCCGCGGGTACGGCACGACCACGTTCCGCGACCCGGGCGCGCTGCGCACGGGCCAGCCCGCTGCGCTGGCCCGTGACGCGATCGCCCTGCTGGATGCGCTCGGCGTCGCTTCGGCGGTTCTCGGCGGAAGCGACTGGGGTGCGCGGACGACCAACATCGTGGCGGCCCTGTGGCCGGAGCGGGTCCGCGGACAGGTGACCGCCAGCGGCTACCTGGTCGCCGGCCAGGCGGCCAACGCCAATCCGCTGCACCCGATCGACGAGCTGACCTGGTGGTACCAGTTCTACTTCGCCACGGAGCGCGGCCGCGCAGGCTACGACCGCTATCGGGACGAGTTCGCCCGGCTGATCTGGCACACGGCATCGCCGGGCTGGGAGTTCGACGACGCCACGTTCGAACGGTCCCGGCCGTCGTTCGGCAACCCCGATCACGTCGACATCGTCATCCACAACTACCGCTGGCGACTCGGGCTCGCAGCCGGCGACCCGGCGCTCGACGAGCTGGAGGAGCGGATCGCGGGGAGGCCCACCATCCCGGTGGCGGCGATCTCGCTCGAAGGGGACGAGAACGGCGCCTTCCACCTCGATCCCTCCGCCTACCGCGACCGCTTCACCGGGCCGTACGAGCACCGTCAGGTGACGGGAGGCATCGGGCACAACCTGGCGCAGGAGGCCCCGCGCGCGTTCGCGGAGGCGGTCATCGATGTGGCGCGGATGGCGGACACGGGCGAGGGCGCTGTGACGGGAGGGGCGGCCGATGTCCGCTGA